A window of Gadus chalcogrammus isolate NIFS_2021 chromosome 2, NIFS_Gcha_1.0, whole genome shotgun sequence genomic DNA:
CACTTGGCCGCCTTCCCAGCCGCtgccctcttcttctcctcctccttcttcttggcGGCGTCCTCCCGCTGCTTCCTGACGATGGCGAGCCGGGCCAGGTCCGCCTTGGCCTGGTCCGTCTTCCCCGCCAGGTGCATCTTCATGTAGCGCTCCTTGGCCTTctgcttctccagctcctccctgaCGGAGGACATGAGAGGAGGCGTGTTGGTCCCCGTCTAGAGAGACCGGGCCGCCCGGACCGGACCGCCCGGACCGGACCGGAACACCAagaccggaccggaccggaccgCCCGGACCGGACCGGAACACCAagaccggaccggaccggaccgCCCGGACGGGACCGCCCGGACCGGACCGGAACACCAAGACCGGACCGCCCGGACCGGACCGCCCGGACGGGACCGCCCGGACCGGACCCGCCCGGACCGGACCAGACCCGCCCGGACCGGACCAGACCGCccggaccggaccggaccggaccgCCCGGACCGGAACACCAagaccggaccggaccggaccggaccggaccggaccggaACACCAAGACCGGACCGGACCGCCCGGACCGGACCACccggaccggaccggaccgCCCGGACCGGACCGCccggaccggaccggaccgCCCACACCGGACCGCTCAGCCACCACGCGTTAGAGAGAACCAGAGGCTTCTAAAGACGGTTTAAATATGGATTCCTTTTGCCCACTTTAGTGAACGGCCTCTGACCACTAGAGACAACAGTTATACCCTAACCTAACAACCAGTACAAGAAAAACAAGGAATAAGTACCACAGATTAGATAAGACTGTGGGCTTAACACAGACGCATGGAgcatctgcagtgtgtgtgtgtgtgtgtgtgtgtgtgtgtgtgtgtgtgtgtgtgtgtgtgtgtgtgtgtgtgtgtgtgtgtgtgtgtgtgtgtgtgtgtgtgtgtgtgtgtgtgtgtgtgtgtgtgtgttacctctctctcctggaTAGGGTCTTGGGCTCGTCCATCTCTATCTGCGTCACCTTCTTGGACTTCTGGACGATCCTGTTGGGGTTCTCGATCTCGATCATCCCCTCCACGCCGCCTCTCTTCTTCTGCAAACAGAGCATGTGTTCATCAGAGGGGCTGATGGGGTACGCCGGGGGTCAGCGCGGGTCCAGACCTCGACGCGTCACCACGAGCACCGGCCTGAAGAacagggaggaagagcaggggTACCTGGGAGCCTTCGTCATCGTCGCTGTCCTCAGACCCGGAGCCCGGGAGCTGCTCCTCCACGCCGTCGGGCTGAGCGCCCGCCCCCccgctctccgtctccgtctgtgAGGGTTAGGGAGGAACCAGACGGTCACATGACCCGGAGACGGTCAGTCACATGACCCAGAGAGACGGTCAGTCACCTGAcccagagagacagtcagtcacCTGACCCAGAGAGACGGTCAGTCACATGACCCAGAGAGACGGTCAGTCACCTGACCCAGAGAGACGGTCAGTCACATGAcccagagagacagtcagtcacCTGACCCAGAGAGACGGTCAGTCACCTGACCCAGAGAGACGGTCAGTCACCTGAcccagagagacagtcagtcacctgacccacacacagagacggcgTTAACCAGCCGGTCAcatgacccacacacagacctcctacctcctctcccctcctctcctctcctcctacctcctcctctcctcccctcctctcctcctctcctcctcctacctcccctcctgtcctcctccctcccctcctctcctcctctccccctctcctcctacctcccctcctctcctcctcctacctcctacctcccctcctg
This region includes:
- the pdap1b gene encoding pdgfa associated protein 1b codes for the protein MPKGGAKKGSHKGRMRTYTSPEEIDAQMKEEKERKETETESGGAGAQPDGVEEQLPGSGSEDSDDDEGSQKKRGGVEGMIEIENPNRIVQKSKKVTQIEMDEPKTLSRREREELEKQKAKERYMKMHLAGKTDQAKADLARLAIVRKQREDAAKKKEEEKKRAAAGKAAK